In Gallus gallus isolate bGalGal1 chromosome Z, bGalGal1.mat.broiler.GRCg7b, whole genome shotgun sequence, one DNA window encodes the following:
- the TYRP1 gene encoding 5,6-dihydroxyindole-2-carboxylic acid oxidase precursor yields the protein MQLPMLLLVSLPLLLNMFKPAEAQFPRQCATIESLRSGMCCPDYFPVFGPGTDQCGVSTGRGRCVQVTVDSRPHGPQYIHDGRDDREQWPIRFFNQTCRCNGNFSGYNCGSCRPGWTGPTCSQQINIVRRNLLDLSTEERRRFVNALHQAKVTIHPDIVIATRRREEIFGPDGNTPQFENISIYNYFVWSHYYSVRKTFLGAGQQSFERVDFSHEGPAFVTWHRYHLLQLERDMQNMLQDSTFGLPYWNFATGQNTCDICSDDLMGARSNFDVSLISQNSIFSQWRVLCESIEDYDSLGTICNSTEGGPIRRNPAGNVARPMVQRLPEPEDVAQCLEVGIFDTPPFYSNSTDSFRNTVEGYSDPSGKYDPAVRSLHNLAHLFLNGTGGQTHLSPNDPIFVLLHTFTDAVFDEWLRRYSADISTYPLENAPIGHNREYNMVPFWPPVTNNEMFVTAPENLGYSYDIEWPGRALRVTEMITIAIVTALVLVAIIFAAAACIVRAKKNRDELHQPLLTDQYQHYSDDYDGIATPSQSVV from the exons ATGCAGCTCCCCatgctgctgcttgtttctCTGCCACTACTTCTTAACATGTTCAAACCAGCAGAAGCTCAGTTCCCTCGCCAGTGCGCTACCATTGAGTCTCTGAGAAGTGGCATGTGTTGCCCAGATTATTTCCCTGTGTTTGGGCCCGGTACCGACCAGTGTGGAGTGTCTACAGGGAGGGGCCGGTGTGTGCAGGTGACAGTAGACTCGCGACCCCATGGCCCACAGTACATCCATGATGGGAGGGATGACCGCGAGCAATGGCCCATACGCTTCTTCAACCAAACCTGCAGGTGCAATGGTAACTTCTCTGGTTACAACTGTGGGTCATGTCGCCCTGGATGGACTGGACCTACCTGTAGCCAGCAAATCAATATAG TCAGAAGGAATCTGTTGGATCTTAGTACAGAAGAGAGAAGGCGTTTTGTGAATGCTCTTCACCAAGCCAAGGTGACAATCCACCCTGATATTGTCATTGCCACAAGGAGACGTGAAGAAATATTTGGGCCAGATGGCAACACACCACAGTTTGAGAATATCTCcatttataactactttgtgtGGTCTCATTATTATTCCGTCAGGAAGACTTTCCttggtgcagggcagcagagctttgAAAGAGTTGATTTCTCTCATGAGGGACCAGCTTTTGTCACATGGCATAGGTATCATCTACTGCAACTTGAAAGGGACATGCAG AATATGCTACAGGATTCCACTTTTGGCCTACCCTACTGGAACTTTGCAACTGGACAAAACACCTGTGATATCTGCTCAGATGACTTAATGGGAGCTAGAAGTAATTTTGATGTCTCTCTGATCAGCCAGAATTCAATCTTCTCTCAGTGGCGTGTGCTGTGTGAAAGTATAGAAGACTATGATAGCTTGGGAACCATTTGTAACA GCACTGAAGGTGGTCCCATCCGTAGAAATCCTGCTGGAAATGTTGCACGGCCTATGGTACAACGTCTCCCAGAGCCTGAAGATGTTGCTCAGTGTTTGGAAGTTGGTATATTTGACACTCCTCCTTTTTATTCCAATTCAACAGACAGTTTCCGTAACACAGTAGAAG GGTACAGTGATCCTTCAGGGAAATATGACCCAGCAGTTCGAAGCCTTCACAACCTGGCCCATCTATTTTTGAATGGAACAGGAGGGCAAACACATTTATCACCAAATGATCCCATTTTTGTGCTCCTGCACACCTTTACAGATGCTGTGTTTGATGAGTGGCTAAGAAGGTATTCGGCTG ATATCTCTACATATCCCCTGGAGAATGCCCCTATTGGACATAACCGGGAATACAACATGGTGCCTTTCTGGCCTCCAGTTACCAATAATGAAATGTTTGTTACTGCACCAGAAAACCTGGGATACAGCTATGACATTGAGTGGCCAG GTAGGGCTCTCCGTGTAACAGAAATGATAACTATTGCAATAGTGACTGCACTCGTTCTTGTTGCAATtatctttgctgctgctgcatgcattgTACGTGCCAAGAAGAACAGGGATGAGTTGCATCAGCCTCTTCTCACTGATCAGTATCAACACTATTCAGATGATTATGATGGCATAGCAACACCAAGCCAGTCTGTCGTATGA